AACGGCAAAGCGGGGCTTTCCGGCCGCCGTCCGGCGCCGATCACCGGCGAGAAGGCGCGCGACCTTGTTCATCTGATGCGCTCGCGCACCGATGCGATCGCGGCGGGCATCGGCACCGTCGTCGCTGACGATCCTTTGCTGACCTGCCGCCTGCCGGGCATGGAAGACCGCTCGCCCCTCAGGGTCATTTTCGACTCGAGCCTGCGCCTGCCGCTGGCCTCGCACATCGTCACCACCGCCCGCGAAGTGCCGGTCTGGGTCATCGCCGAACAGGGCGCGAGCCCGGACAATGAGCGCTCGCTCGCCCCCCACGGCATCGAGGTCATCCGCGCGCCGCTGACCGAGGAGGGGGGCGATCTCATCGTCGCGCTCCACATCCTGTCCGAACGGGGGATCGGCCGGCTGATGGTCGAGGGTGGGCCCGCGGTCGCCGCCCAGTTTCTAAAAAAAGACCTTATAGATCAGGCGGTTATATTTCAGAGTCCCGATCCTTTGCCGGATGATGGCATAGAGGGTCTTCCGGCCCCCCATCAGAAGCTTTTTCCTGAGGCGGGCCTTAACCTTCGCAGCAGGCACGATGCGGGCGGGGACACGATGTTCCTATATGAACGGGACTGATGTTTACGGGTATCGTTTCAGAGATCGGCGAAATCGTCTCCACCGAGCCGGACGGCGCGGTGGTGCGGCTGGTCGTGGCATCCGCCTATGACCCGGAAGGGATCGATCTCGGCGCCTCCATCGCCTGTTCGGGCGTCTGCCTCACCGTCACCGGCGTCGAGATCGGCGCCGACGGGCGCACGCTGACGGGCTTCGATCTCGGTCCGGAAACGCTTGCCGTCACCACGGCGAAAGACTGGCGCGAGGGCACGCGGCTCAATCTCGAACGGGCGCTGCGTGTCGGCGATGAACTCGGCGGCCATATCGTGCTCGGCCATGTCGATGGCGTTGCCGAGATCACGGCGCGCGAGGATGCCGGCGAGGCGGTGACGTTCCGCTTTGCGGCGCCGGCGGCGCTTGCGAAGTTCATCGCGGTGAAAGGTTCGGTCTGTATCGACGGCACCTCGCTCACCGTGAACCATGTCAAAGGCAATGCGTTCGACGTGACGCTCATTCCGCACACGCTCGCCGTCACGGCCTGGGGCGAGCGCAAAAAGGGCGATCGCGTCAATCTCGAAGTCGATCAATTGGCGCGCTATGCGGCGCGCCTTGCAGAGGCGGGCGACGGGGCTTAATCCCTCTCGCCCAGGAGTAAAAGTAGATGGCAGCCCCACAGCGCAAAGATAAGGCCGAAGAGCCGGTCCGCGCGCATATCCTGATCGTCGAAGCGCGCTTTTACGATGCGCTGGCCGATGAGCTTCTGAAGGGCGCGGTAGCGCGGCTGAAAGCTGCGGGCGCGACCTATACGAAGATCACGGTTCCCGGCGCGCTGGAAATTCCCGGCACGGCGGCGATCGCGCTCGACATCGCCGAAGACGAAGATGCGCCGTTCGACGGCGTCGTCGGTCTCGGCTGCATTATCCGCGGCGAGACCTATCATTTCGAAATCGTCGCCAATGAAAGCTCGCGCGGGCTGATGGATTTGTCGGTCAAGCGCTCGCTTCCGGTCGGCAACGGCATTCTCACCGTCGAGAACGAAGAACAGGCCTGGGAGCGCGCCAAGACCGACAAGGGCGACAAAGGTGGCGGCGCGGTGGAAGCAGTGCTGACGGTGATCCGCCAGACGCGCGCCTTCGCGAAAAGTCTGGAGTCCTGATCATGTCGCGCGAGAAACGTTCCGCTTCGCGGCTCGGCGCAGTCCAGGCGCTCTACCAGATGGACATTGGCGGCACGCCGATGACCGAAGTATTCGCTGAATTCGAAAGCCATTGGCTCGGCCGCGAGGTCGAGGGCGATG
Above is a window of Terrihabitans soli DNA encoding:
- the ribD gene encoding bifunctional diaminohydroxyphosphoribosylaminopyrimidine deaminase/5-amino-6-(5-phosphoribosylamino)uracil reductase RibD produces the protein MTIATAAHNPVEAGSDDDARYMLAALRLGERELGRTWPNPSVGAILVKDGIVVGRGWTKTGGRPHAETVAIQEAGDQARGATLYVSLEPCSHQGRTPPCANAIIAAGISRVVSAMEDPNPLVAGQGHKRLRDAGIEVVENVLRDEAVRVHAGHISRIARKRPYVTLKLALSSNGKAGLSGRRPAPITGEKARDLVHLMRSRTDAIAAGIGTVVADDPLLTCRLPGMEDRSPLRVIFDSSLRLPLASHIVTTAREVPVWVIAEQGASPDNERSLAPHGIEVIRAPLTEEGGDLIVALHILSERGIGRLMVEGGPAVAAQFLKKDLIDQAVIFQSPDPLPDDGIEGLPAPHQKLFPEAGLNLRSRHDAGGDTMFLYERD
- a CDS encoding riboflavin synthase, whose translation is MFTGIVSEIGEIVSTEPDGAVVRLVVASAYDPEGIDLGASIACSGVCLTVTGVEIGADGRTLTGFDLGPETLAVTTAKDWREGTRLNLERALRVGDELGGHIVLGHVDGVAEITAREDAGEAVTFRFAAPAALAKFIAVKGSVCIDGTSLTVNHVKGNAFDVTLIPHTLAVTAWGERKKGDRVNLEVDQLARYAARLAEAGDGA
- the ribH gene encoding 6,7-dimethyl-8-ribityllumazine synthase, encoding MAAPQRKDKAEEPVRAHILIVEARFYDALADELLKGAVARLKAAGATYTKITVPGALEIPGTAAIALDIAEDEDAPFDGVVGLGCIIRGETYHFEIVANESSRGLMDLSVKRSLPVGNGILTVENEEQAWERAKTDKGDKGGGAVEAVLTVIRQTRAFAKSLES